In Dehalococcoidales bacterium, the following proteins share a genomic window:
- a CDS encoding potassium channel family protein has product MDRLKRLRWVVLLPVAVVLIGTFGFMAIEKLSFLNALYFTITTITTVGYGDITPTTTAGKVFDIIITLFGISTVLTILTNILQWIIQRQQRGMHGHRRNMLIGVFFTEAGNRLLHIFAGFDPGISGVRQDFLVTAQWTGAEFQHLKKRLREYAHAIDPTRLDLPALHSYLSGIGELLVRQLENPDIVANETYAELLWAIVHLRDELAARPSLTDLPEADIAHLANDVKRAYALLTLEWTDYMQYLKSRYPFLFSLALRTNPFVDNPSPIINK; this is encoded by the coding sequence ATGGACAGGCTGAAGCGCTTGAGATGGGTGGTGCTCCTGCCGGTGGCGGTGGTGCTTATCGGCACCTTCGGCTTCATGGCGATAGAAAAGCTGTCTTTCCTGAACGCCTTATATTTCACCATCACCACCATCACCACCGTGGGCTACGGGGACATTACCCCGACGACCACCGCCGGAAAAGTATTCGATATCATCATCACCCTCTTCGGCATCAGCACGGTGCTGACCATCCTGACCAATATTTTGCAGTGGATTATCCAGCGCCAGCAGCGCGGCATGCACGGCCACCGGCGCAATATGCTCATCGGCGTTTTCTTTACCGAGGCGGGCAACCGGCTGCTCCATATTTTCGCCGGTTTTGACCCCGGCATATCCGGCGTCCGCCAGGACTTCCTGGTGACGGCGCAGTGGACGGGCGCGGAGTTCCAGCACCTCAAAAAACGGCTCAGGGAATACGCCCACGCCATCGACCCCACACGGCTCGACCTCCCTGCCCTGCACAGCTACCTTTCCGGCATCGGCGAACTGCTGGTGCGGCAGCTGGAAAACCCGGACATCGTGGCCAACGAGACCTACGCCGAGCTTCTATGGGCTATCGTCCACCTGCGGGACGAGCTGGCGGCGCGGCCTTCCCTCACTGATTTACCGGAGGCGGATATCGCCCACCTCGCCAATGACGTCAAGCGGGCTTACGCCCTGCTTACCCTGGAATGGACGGACTACATGCAGTACCTGAAAAGCCGCTATCCTTTCCTCTTTTCCCTCGCCCTGCGCACCAATCCCTTCGTGGATAATCCATCTCCCATCATCAATAAATAA
- a CDS encoding DUF4956 domain-containing protein, whose product MFSEIWDYIKGLESPMGLPQIVVGLGFSLVASIVVYLMYQWFYGSRHIGAGVHRTFIVGGPAVTALFLGIQVSIPLSLGLLGALSFVRFRTPVKDPAEIGFLLLLIASSIGAATNNFLATGILFLLVFIALLVHWLTRNRVSLFGRGQLMISVDQVSYADLEASLSAFLKERLPAPRLMTMSVMEDRVSLNYQYRRRTDFNWSAFTSDLTRLAGAAKVEVFIG is encoded by the coding sequence ATGTTCAGCGAAATCTGGGACTATATCAAGGGGCTGGAATCCCCGATGGGCCTCCCCCAGATAGTCGTCGGCCTGGGTTTTTCCCTGGTAGCGTCTATCGTGGTGTACCTGATGTATCAGTGGTTCTACGGTTCGCGGCACATCGGGGCGGGGGTGCACCGCACCTTTATCGTCGGCGGGCCGGCCGTTACCGCGCTATTCCTGGGCATCCAGGTATCCATACCGCTTTCGCTGGGGCTGCTGGGCGCCCTGTCCTTCGTGCGTTTCCGCACGCCGGTAAAAGACCCGGCGGAGATAGGCTTCCTGCTTTTGCTTATCGCCTCGTCCATCGGTGCCGCCACCAACAACTTCCTGGCTACCGGCATCCTCTTCCTGCTGGTATTTATCGCTTTGCTGGTGCACTGGCTGACCCGCAACCGCGTTTCCCTGTTCGGGCGGGGGCAGCTCATGATATCCGTCGACCAGGTCTCCTATGCCGACCTCGAAGCCAGTCTGTCCGCTTTCCTTAAAGAGCGCCTGCCCGCCCCCAGACTGATGACCATGTCCGTGATGGAGGACCGCGTGAGCCTGAACTACCAGTACCGCCGCCGCACGGATTTCAACTGGTCCGCCTTCACCAGCGACCTTACCAGGCTGGCCGGGGCGGCTAAAGTGGAGGTGTTCATCGGGTGA
- a CDS encoding polyphosphate polymerase domain-containing protein: MPPEETEIKIASILNKITGQPPATPAQRFERKYAVPPADSGLALALIRQVCRPDKEYPRDLVHSLYFDTPDLDQYRRSESGEFRKDKVRIRWYNESPGGTGEVPVYLELKSRQGFASSKQRCKFTVSAALLRPENLRRGILEKTRLLQTLAGFGCFPEQPLQPVILISYLRCRFNEMQTGERVSFDRDIRAAIVNPELGRGEKAIRLPNAVIEVKGPSLALPPTLRRLKILDVDWSRFSKYGNCLDIFFADPGSVARLWPPGKLVLP, from the coding sequence ATGCCGCCGGAGGAAACCGAAATAAAAATCGCCAGTATACTGAATAAAATAACGGGCCAGCCGCCGGCCACGCCGGCGCAGCGGTTCGAGCGGAAATACGCGGTGCCGCCGGCCGATAGCGGGCTGGCTTTAGCCCTGATACGGCAGGTATGCCGCCCGGATAAAGAGTATCCCCGCGACCTCGTTCACAGCCTTTACTTCGATACCCCGGACCTCGACCAGTACCGGCGGTCGGAGTCCGGCGAGTTCCGCAAGGACAAGGTGCGCATCCGCTGGTACAACGAAAGCCCCGGCGGAACGGGAGAAGTACCGGTTTACCTGGAGCTTAAGTCCCGGCAGGGCTTCGCCAGCAGCAAGCAGCGCTGCAAATTCACGGTTTCAGCGGCATTGCTGCGGCCGGAAAACCTGCGTCGCGGCATACTGGAGAAGACCCGGCTGCTGCAAACGCTGGCCGGCTTCGGGTGCTTCCCGGAGCAGCCTTTGCAGCCGGTTATCCTGATATCCTACCTGCGCTGCCGTTTCAACGAAATGCAGACCGGCGAGCGGGTGTCCTTCGACCGGGATATACGCGCCGCCATCGTTAACCCGGAGCTGGGGCGGGGGGAAAAAGCCATCCGCCTGCCCAACGCCGTCATCGAGGTGAAGGGGCCTTCTTTAGCGCTGCCCCCCACCCTGCGCCGCCTGAAAATCCTGGACGTTGACTGGAGCCGGTTTTCCAAGTACGGCAATTGCCTGGATATCTTTTTCGCCGACCCAGGCAGCGTGGCGCGTCTCTGGCCGCCGGGCAAGCTGGTCCTGCCATAA
- a CDS encoding CotH kinase family protein, with translation MLKGIKAVLAGLLPAAVILTVSLSGCAVSPAAYSGDKKVNPFYTDRVATVRIIMPESSWESLKATAYNKDYYKADFWFDDELVPDVAVRTKGNASLNQTVAWDSDRFPLAVDFNLFNSELTFHGLKKVHFNNGWSDPTLIRDVISYEIFAGMGVPSPRASIVDLYLNDHHLGVYTMVEAVDAAFLSRYFTGTAGNLYKPEVAAARLDWTEKNAYKSFFGYGAFQAPAEEEEPVLERNWGGGRLGDILKALGDEDTAADYRTDNETPAAAFSSMTARNFIEAAGLKTNQDHPDYTGLFKLLDVLNNEPDETFPQEIEKVLDVDEALRFLAVSAGIVHLDNYIGIGHNMYLYEVDGKFSLIPWDLNMTFGTYSAGIRKDGIINWYIDEPTSGPMQRFPLVDRLLSCPPYLEKYHEYLQQLLDTSFSLDTVLPRIDRLYDMLRPYVKTDAAMFYSYDDWERCKTEDLRPPDIFEGWQAGGASPALPYILSSKEYAALYDKFRVRSLYELLSRTFLPGELDTLKECLEEDHYHVFLQNLYGPLEAPQPPGQSGFGPNSLGLKTVIAARWESVRQQLAGERPARNAALPGSGNGASMWIADMFMPW, from the coding sequence ATGCTGAAAGGAATTAAAGCGGTATTAGCCGGGCTGCTGCCGGCGGCCGTTATTCTCACGGTCTCCCTGTCCGGCTGCGCCGTCAGCCCCGCCGCCTACAGCGGCGATAAGAAAGTAAACCCCTTTTATACCGACCGCGTCGCCACTGTGCGCATCATCATGCCGGAAAGCAGCTGGGAGTCTTTAAAGGCGACGGCTTACAACAAAGACTACTATAAAGCGGACTTCTGGTTCGATGACGAGCTGGTGCCGGACGTGGCCGTCAGGACCAAGGGCAACGCCTCCCTCAACCAGACGGTGGCCTGGGACAGCGACCGCTTTCCGCTGGCGGTGGACTTTAACCTCTTCAACAGCGAGCTCACCTTCCACGGCCTGAAAAAGGTGCATTTCAATAACGGCTGGAGCGACCCCACCCTCATCCGGGACGTTATCTCTTATGAAATTTTCGCCGGGATGGGCGTGCCTTCGCCCCGCGCCTCGATAGTCGACCTTTACCTGAACGACCACCACCTGGGCGTCTATACGATGGTGGAAGCGGTGGACGCCGCTTTCCTCTCCCGCTACTTCACCGGTACCGCCGGCAATCTTTACAAGCCGGAGGTGGCGGCGGCGCGGCTGGACTGGACGGAGAAAAACGCCTACAAGAGCTTTTTCGGCTACGGCGCGTTCCAAGCGCCGGCGGAGGAAGAAGAGCCGGTGCTGGAGCGGAACTGGGGCGGGGGGCGCCTCGGCGATATTTTAAAAGCCCTGGGCGACGAGGACACGGCGGCAGACTACCGGACGGATAATGAGACGCCGGCGGCGGCGTTTTCCTCCATGACGGCGCGCAACTTTATCGAAGCCGCCGGTCTCAAGACCAACCAGGACCACCCGGACTACACCGGCCTGTTCAAGCTGCTGGACGTGCTCAACAATGAGCCGGACGAGACCTTCCCGCAGGAAATAGAAAAGGTGCTGGACGTGGACGAGGCGCTGCGGTTCCTGGCGGTTTCCGCCGGCATCGTGCACCTGGACAACTATATCGGCATCGGGCACAACATGTATTTGTATGAGGTCGATGGTAAATTTTCCCTCATTCCCTGGGACCTGAACATGACCTTCGGCACCTACAGCGCCGGCATCCGCAAGGACGGTATCATCAACTGGTACATCGACGAGCCCACCTCCGGCCCGATGCAGCGCTTCCCCCTGGTGGACCGACTGCTGTCCTGCCCGCCCTACCTGGAAAAGTATCACGAATATTTGCAGCAATTGCTGGACACCTCTTTCTCCCTGGACACCGTCCTGCCGCGCATCGACCGGCTTTATGATATGCTGCGCCCTTACGTTAAAACGGACGCCGCCATGTTTTATTCGTACGATGACTGGGAGCGCTGCAAGACCGAAGACTTAAGGCCGCCGGATATCTTTGAAGGCTGGCAGGCGGGCGGCGCTTCCCCCGCTCTGCCCTATATCCTGAGCTCCAAAGAATATGCCGCCCTGTACGATAAATTCAGGGTAAGAAGCCTGTACGAGCTTTTAAGCCGCACCTTCCTCCCCGGCGAGCTGGATACGCTCAAGGAATGCCTGGAGGAAGACCATTACCATGTTTTCCTGCAAAACCTGTACGGGCCGCTGGAAGCCCCGCAGCCCCCCGGCCAGTCCGGCTTCGGGCCCAACTCGCTGGGTTTAAAGACCGTCATCGCCGCCCGGTGGGAATCCGTGCGGCAGCAGCTCGCCGGCGAAAGACCGGCCCGGAACGCCGCCCTCCCCGGCAGCGGCAACGGCGCCAGCATGTGGATTGCGGATATGTTTATGCCCTGGTAA
- the rsgA gene encoding ribosome small subunit-dependent GTPase A — MAEENEINLEELGWDDYFAGEFQSVKILGAVPGRVVTVEKDSCQALTASGELAAQLSGRMRYLADGGDEYPAVGDWLALRPLPGELKAVIRAILPRKTSFSRQITGGRDRIAGGKTLEQVVAANVDTVFLVSGLDGGRNLNLRRIERYLAIARVSGAFPVIVLNKADLCADIEARIRQVKTIAPGIPVHAVSAIEQTGMDALRMYLTRGNTAALLGSSGVGKSAIVNALLGEERLATAEIRKSDMEGRHTTTRRELILLPGGGAVIDTPGMREIQVWGDEESLDNAFEDISRIAAGCRFADCRHNAEPGCAVRAAIQRGELDARHFMNYQKLQREVRHLNMRQAGHAVLEEKLRWKKISQLQKRIRRDD; from the coding sequence TTGGCTGAAGAAAATGAGATAAACCTTGAAGAACTGGGCTGGGACGACTATTTTGCCGGTGAATTCCAGTCCGTAAAAATACTGGGCGCCGTGCCCGGGAGGGTAGTTACCGTGGAGAAGGACTCCTGCCAGGCGCTTACCGCGTCCGGTGAACTGGCGGCGCAGCTGTCAGGCAGAATGCGTTACCTGGCGGACGGCGGAGATGAATATCCGGCGGTCGGGGACTGGCTGGCCCTCCGTCCCCTGCCCGGCGAGCTAAAGGCTGTCATCCGGGCGATATTACCCCGGAAAACCAGTTTTTCCCGGCAGATTACCGGCGGTCGGGATAGGATAGCCGGCGGCAAGACGCTCGAGCAGGTGGTTGCCGCCAACGTGGACACGGTTTTCCTCGTCAGCGGACTGGACGGCGGCAGGAACCTGAATTTGCGAAGAATCGAGCGCTACCTGGCCATCGCCCGCGTCAGCGGGGCGTTCCCGGTTATCGTTTTAAACAAGGCTGACCTCTGCGCCGATATCGAAGCCCGAATCAGGCAGGTAAAAACGATAGCGCCCGGGATTCCCGTCCACGCTGTAAGCGCTATTGAACAGACGGGTATGGACGCTTTAAGAATGTACCTGACGAGGGGAAACACGGCAGCGTTACTGGGGTCGTCCGGCGTGGGAAAATCAGCTATCGTTAATGCCTTGCTCGGGGAAGAGCGGCTGGCCACCGCCGAGATTCGCAAGAGCGATATGGAGGGAAGGCATACCACCACCCGCCGCGAGCTTATCCTGCTGCCGGGAGGCGGGGCGGTTATCGATACGCCGGGCATGCGCGAGATACAGGTCTGGGGAGATGAAGAAAGCCTCGATAACGCCTTTGAGGATATTTCCCGCATCGCCGCGGGCTGCCGCTTTGCCGATTGCCGGCATAATGCCGAGCCGGGCTGTGCCGTCCGCGCGGCCATCCAGCGCGGTGAGCTGGACGCCAGACATTTCATGAACTACCAGAAGCTCCAGCGGGAAGTCCGGCACCTCAATATGCGCCAGGCGGGACATGCCGTCCTGGAAGAAAAATTGAGATGGAAAAAAATATCGCAGTTGCAAAAACGCATCAGGAGAGATGACTAA
- a CDS encoding methyltransferase domain-containing protein, translated as MNKLTKERMKELLKNDRFPRSAKYDPEWVLKGWMGPNVLWLTEWLCEKMDLKPGMRVLDMGCGKALSSVFLAKEYGVKVWANDLWIPAAENWGRIKEAGLENEICPIHAEAHDLPYAEEFFDAIISLDSYQYYGTDDLYLPNFLKFLRPGGQIGVVVAGLAKDFNGPVPEHLARPRANGKPLWVDECWCFHTAAWWQSHWDKLSVVKDVAADAMPDGWKDWLQYEKACDEAGTLMFPSEEPVLREDAGRYLALIRLAGRKKE; from the coding sequence ATGAATAAATTAACCAAAGAAAGAATGAAAGAACTGCTCAAAAACGATAGGTTTCCGCGGTCGGCCAAATACGATCCGGAATGGGTTTTGAAGGGGTGGATGGGGCCCAACGTCCTCTGGCTGACGGAATGGCTCTGTGAAAAAATGGATTTAAAGCCCGGCATGCGCGTGCTGGACATGGGCTGCGGCAAGGCGCTCAGCTCCGTTTTCCTGGCTAAAGAATACGGGGTGAAGGTGTGGGCTAACGACCTCTGGATTCCCGCCGCGGAAAACTGGGGGCGCATTAAGGAGGCCGGACTGGAAAATGAAATCTGCCCGATTCACGCCGAGGCGCACGATTTGCCGTATGCTGAGGAGTTTTTCGATGCCATCATCAGCCTGGACTCCTACCAGTACTATGGCACGGACGACCTGTACCTCCCCAATTTCCTGAAATTCCTGAGGCCGGGCGGGCAAATAGGGGTAGTGGTGGCGGGGCTGGCTAAAGACTTTAACGGGCCGGTGCCGGAGCACCTGGCGCGCCCGCGCGCTAACGGCAAGCCTCTCTGGGTGGACGAGTGCTGGTGCTTCCATACCGCCGCCTGGTGGCAAAGTCACTGGGATAAATTGAGCGTGGTTAAAGACGTAGCGGCGGACGCGATGCCGGACGGCTGGAAAGACTGGCTGCAATATGAGAAAGCCTGCGATGAGGCGGGAACGCTTATGTTCCCCTCCGAGGAGCCGGTGCTCCGGGAAGACGCGGGCAGATATCTTGCCCTCATCAGGTTAGCAGGACGTAAAAAGGAGTAA
- a CDS encoding GNAT family N-acetyltransferase, whose product MLRDFYTALNVVKIVLAVDLACTESDFDKEGVFIYQAKELPGRRKFPFREKTLIAATMGRSVIVSCCAERQRWARINLSGLARDDIYTAYIIGRMDSYVKRDGQCMAGPDLKYICTPDIFHPCAPVKEVKISLNEGETPADLYQGSRFTNALGFAPNPLRPRVVTAVARLNGEIAGVAAACADCDIMWQIGVDTLPEYRRRGIGKALVGAVTQHILDKGKLPYYSTSIANIASRGTAAALGYKPAWVELYAREMPPSVGA is encoded by the coding sequence ATGTTACGGGACTTTTATACCGCGCTGAACGTAGTCAAGATAGTCCTGGCGGTGGACCTGGCCTGTACTGAAAGCGACTTCGATAAAGAGGGCGTCTTCATCTACCAGGCCAAAGAGCTGCCGGGGCGGCGGAAGTTCCCTTTCCGGGAAAAGACGCTGATAGCGGCCACCATGGGGCGGAGCGTTATCGTTAGCTGCTGCGCGGAACGCCAGCGCTGGGCCAGGATAAATTTGAGCGGCCTTGCCCGCGACGATATTTATACGGCGTACATCATCGGCCGCATGGATAGTTATGTCAAGCGCGACGGGCAGTGCATGGCCGGTCCGGACCTGAAATACATCTGCACGCCGGATATTTTCCACCCCTGCGCCCCGGTAAAAGAAGTTAAGATAAGCCTGAACGAAGGTGAAACCCCAGCGGACCTTTACCAGGGCAGCCGCTTCACCAACGCGCTGGGGTTCGCGCCCAATCCGCTACGGCCGAGGGTAGTCACCGCCGTGGCCCGTCTTAACGGCGAAATTGCCGGGGTGGCCGCCGCCTGCGCGGACTGCGACATCATGTGGCAGATAGGCGTGGACACCCTGCCGGAGTACCGCCGGCGCGGCATCGGCAAAGCGCTGGTCGGCGCCGTGACGCAACATATCCTCGATAAGGGAAAGCTGCCCTACTACTCCACGTCCATAGCCAATATCGCCTCCCGGGGCACCGCCGCCGCGCTCGGCTACAAACCGGCCTGGGTGGAGCTGTACGCCCGGGAAATGCCGCCGAGCGTCGGCGCTTGA